The nucleotide window gagggagagggacaagcagactccctactgagcagggaacctgatacagggctcaatcccaggatcctaagatcataacctgagtcaaaggcagacacttaactgactgatacACCCAAATGCCCTGATTTAGTAATCATATTAAGTTCTGCTTTTATTGTCACCTTTTGTCCTTTGTTCCTCCTTATTTTACATCTTTATACAACTATTCTTGTTGTTCACGATAAGCTGTTCATGACCACTTTATGGGACAGATGAATCGGACAAAAATGCCATCATATAGAAAAGTACAATCCAATGAGGCAGACAAGACAGGAATAAATTGACCACATTTCAAGACAGAATCAAATAAACTATTCAACCCACCTTATAATGGACAAAATATGCCATTAAGCTGCtccattatttaatttatattaaaaagtaaagtaatgtagggcagcctgggtggttcagtggtttagcactgcctttagcccaggatgtgatcctggagacctgggatcgagtcccacatcaggcttcctgcatgaagcctgcttctccctctgcctgtgtctctgcctctctctctctctgtctctcatgaataaataaataaaatcttaaaaaagaaaagtaaagtaatGTAAACCAAAATAGAATAGGTCACAGATTCAAAGGAAGGATCTCAGGGCCCAAATGTAAGGGCTCAAAACTGTCATGTCTGCTTATATTCTGCTCTGTACTCATGCTCTCCTAACATAGAAGGCATTGTTTCCACAAAGCTATGGAAAATGATGACCACATATGATGTAGCCTCCTTCCAGTGTCACAAACAGAAAGGGGTCTCTTTCCCACCAATTCTAGCATAAAACATAAAGGCGAATTTCTTTCCTCAGTTTTTAATATCTGCAGCTGAAAGATCAGGGGAGGGATTTATTAGAATTTTGATATTGTTTGTCTCACCCAAACTCTACAGACAAGGAGTTCCTCAAAGGAAAATTATGTGCTGTGTTcaaaaaaggaaacagttaaaaaaaaaaaaaaaaaaaaaaaggaaacagttgcTGAGAAATTACCCTCAGTTCTCTATACTCATGCTTAGGGAAGTCAGAGTTAAGAGGCTTTTGACCAAAAAGactcagaataaagaaaatgattaaacCTCAGAATATGAAGAAACAGTTTaagaatcagaattttattttatttttttcagggtaTGTATTATACTTCTTAAATAATCTCTCTATAAAGGCAAagaccaaacttttttttttttttaagattttatttatttatttgggatggGGGGAGCATGAATGGggtcagggagggaggagcagagggagagggagaagcagactccctgctaaacagggagcctggcagggggcttgatcccaggaccccaggatcataacctgagccaaaggcagatacagcccactgagccacccaggcacccctaaagatcatacttttaaaaaaataactgtttttttcCCCGTTAATACCCAACAGATTATAACTTACTTAATGGTTTGGAATTGAGAGAGATTTCAAGCTTCAATGGTTTCTTCTCTTGATCTTCTTTGCATTGCAGGCAGGAGTTCCTGATGAGCCCAGTCCTCACTAGCCTATTTTCTTCTGAACTCATGTTTACAATTCAAACCAAGATTCCAGCTCACTGACTACCTTCTGCAACATGGTTTGCTGCTATTTCCTGGTATTCATTGACAGAGCATAAGCTATATGAATATTAAATTTACGTCTTCTACATGAATCTTATGCCTACTGAATATGTCAAagacactgaaaatattttctggttGATTACTTGAGCTATTGTTTAGAAATTCATTCAAAACTTTCTTTAGTAGCTTGAAATTCTTGCTTGTGCCACCACGTGTTTATTCATTGCCATGGACAATTAAGCTCTCTTTAATTTGCGTTCTATGCTGATCCCAGCAGGACAATTCTTCATTTGCTTATGACTCTAACTTCAAGAGTTGACTCTGGAAGAGAAactaatttgtttttcctcttggaaAGTTAGAAAAAGGAGATGTATCCTTGCTTTAGCATCCAGAATATAACCCTATCTGCTCTCatgatgaaatggaaaataaaacaaaatctaaataaagtATGAATCCTGAACAAGTAAGCAGGATGATTAAAAAACAACCATTTCTCAGATCcttatatattattcttttcagACAGCTCCTTTATCTTTTGATGAAAGTCATAATGCTCAGACATTATACAGTATCAGATAATAAACATACTTTGGTCAGATAATAAACATATAGTCATAGATTTATCATTAACTTTGAATTTTCATGCTTCAACTTAAACAACATTGGCAGTCATAATCAGGTAACATATTGTTTTCTCTATAAAATTAGTCCTTCATTGATCTTTCACAATCTAGAATTAGGCTCCTCAAGTTAGTACATGGGGAAATATGATTTTCATCTGACTCATACACCAAACACATTGAGCTTGATTTCCTGTTGCAGTTTCTCCTTACCACTAGCAAACAATTATCATTTATGACCACAGTTGTGATCATTTATTCAAGCATTCTACCTCTTTTTCCCTCCTTAGATGAAGCATTTCTTGAGGGGAAGACctaagtactttttattttcGAATTCATGGTGTTTTGCTCACTGCTTGGCACTTACTAGATCCAAATAGTATTTTTCAATTGGTCATCCCTTctgatacagagaaaaaaaaaatcattccccaGCAATGACACGTTGCACCCAAAATCGCTTGCGCAGAGCAGCCTGGATCTGCCTGGATTTGACACTGTAGACAAGAGGGTTGAGTAGTGGTGTCATGAGGAGGTAGGCATTACTCATGGTGGTATACAGAACTGGAGAAGCATCCCGGCTGTAACGATGCAGCACTGCCAAGCTGATGAGGGGCAGGTAAAACACAAGCACTGTGCACAGGTGGCAGGCACAAGTGTGCAGTGATTTCCAGTTTCTGTCTTGAGTCTCCAGGTTCATAATAGTGCCCAAGATCTTCATATATGAAGCTATGATGAAGACAACATCCACTGCAAATGTGCAAAGGACAAAAACCAACCCATAGGCACTGCTGAAAGAGACATCCCCACAGGCCAGGTTGAGCATATCTGGGTAGTAGCAATAAGAATGTGAGAGGATATTGGTCCCACAGAAAGGAAAAGTCTTAAGGAAAAAAGGCAGAGGAGCCAGCAGAGTGGCGCCTCGTAAGACAGCAGCTCCACTAAGACAGGCAACAGTATAGTGGGTAAGGATCCTGGTGTAGTTTAATGGAGCGCAGATAGCTACCAAACGGTCAAAAGCCATGGCCACAAGAATACCTGATTCTACTGAGGAGAGGGTGTGAATGAAGAACATTTGGGTTAAGCAGGCATCCAGGCCAATGTGTCGGGCATCAAACCAGAAGACAGCCAAGACACTAGGCATTGTAGACAATGAAAGACCTAGGTCAGTAAGAGCAAGCACAGCCAAAAAATAGAACTGAGGTTCATGAAGATTCTGCTCTGCTGTAACTAGGATAAGCAGAAGAGCATTGCCCCCAAGGGCCATGATGTACAGGACACAGAAGGGGATGGAGATCCATATATGTGCAGCCTCCAGACCAGGAATACCAATGAAGGAGAAAGTGGGCCAATTAGAGGCAGTGCTATTAAAAGCCAACATAGTAAAATGTACGTAGGACAGTAGTCCAAGATGCTTGCAAACCTATAAAAGAGAAACCATGTGTCAGGAAACTTGAAAGCCAAATTTAAAGTAAATAGATTAACGCACAGAATTATCAAATTAAGATATGGGGAACTCAAAATTGAGtctgtatttttagtttcataattATTTCTCTTGATATGTGGATGGCaactaagcacatgaaaaagtgttTAATGTCATTATTTATTAGATAAATGTAAATGAGAAATTCAATAAGATAACATTAGTAGAATagttaaaaagactgaaaatgccatatatatatatattttaaagattttatttatttattcattcatgagggacacagagacagagagagagagagagagagagagagaggcagagacacaggcagaggaagaagcaggctccatgcagggatatgggactcgatcccgggactccaggatcacaccctgggccaaagacaggcgctaaactgctgagtcacccagggatcccccaaaatgccatatattgatgaggatgtgaacTACTGGAACTCCCATGCATGGAACGCAAATGGTACAAACTTTTAGGaacacagtttggcagtttcttacatacatacatacagttacacatacacacataacacacatacacatacacacataacatACATACAGTTACACATACATTTATCATACAGTTAGCATTATCCAGCAGTttcacttctgagagttttcccaagagaaataaaaactcatattcacacaaagacttgtacacatttattcataacagctttattcacaatagtaaaaaaaaaaaaagagagagagaccaaataTACAACCACTACTGATTGGATAAACAAACTGGCAAATCCATATaatttaaatcaaaaagaaataaattactgaTAGGTGCAACATCATGAATGGATTGCTTATACCGTGTGAAAGAAGCAAACATAAAAGATCAAATGCTTTAAGACCTCATttgtatgaaattctagaaaagacaacATCATAGTGATAGTTGATCAGAGGTGAACAGGGAGTGTAAAGAGGTAGCAAATAGGCAGAACTATTTTTGGGGAGATTAAAATGTCCCATATCATGATTGATTACaggattttatacatttttaaaaattcatcaaactgtACTGTTaaaattggtaatttttaaagattttttaaaatatattcatgagacacacacagagagagacagagacataagcagggaGAAGCAACGTCCTTGTAgcgagcctgatgagggacttgatcccaggactctgaaccgaaggtagatgttcaaccactgagccacccaggtaccctgataAATTTTATTACAGGTTAAGTTCCATTTCAATAAAGCTGAtcaaaaatataagatttttgtAGGAAGGataactttttaattattctaaATCTGTAGTTCATCAAAAAGTATCTCTTCAGAATATCTCCTACAAATCCTTCCTTTCAACTCATTCAAAGGAAATGTCACTGTTGTTTGTGAAATAACTTGACAATTCTATTACCAGAAATTTATTATATCTGGGATGAGTGCAGACTATGTTTTTTACACATTTACCTATTTGATTCTGATCTAAATGGTCCTTATCccatattgaaaaaaagaaaagctctatGTCCTCTTTAACATTTTTGTCAACAGTAACTTCAAAAAGCTATGACACCCTGCATGCATCCTATCCCTTAAAATTTAAAGTTGCCTTTGGACAAAAAGCATAGCTTCTCTATTTCAAATTGGTTTATTTATCTGCTGCTCTTCTCTTCTGATGGATATAAAATTTCTGGGCAAATAGAGTACTCTGTAGGTTTCAGTTAACTCCCAAATTTCCATACTCAATGCAGATATGTTTTCTCAATATATACTCAACTGATCTATAGATATCTTTACACAAATGCTTCAAAGGAAATTCAAGTATATATCCTGAGCATAAGGACTAATTTAACCCTTATTGTACAGGCTTTTCATGTGCTTTCTTCTGAAATTATCCCCTCTCCTTTACATACCTTGTGAAAATTTCTTCAGtcttaaaaattaatcttaaatttatctcatctagaaaatatttcctaatcCTTTCAAAAGGAATTGAACAGGGacgcccaagtggctcagtgcttgagcatttgtctttggctcagggtgtgatcctgggattccagaattgaggcccacatcgggctccctgtgaggagcctgcttttccctctgcctatgtctctgcctctcatgaataaataaataaaatcataattttaaaaaaagaaggaattgaaCAAACTTTTGTCTTTGGTACCTTGTAATGTTTCTATCATTACACccataaagtttttaattttttattctttttctgccCTGTGGACTAGTCTGCAAGTATTTAAGATTACAAGcttctttatttctcaaaatgagatttttttctgaaaacattaCCAATTAGTATTTGTTTCTTGGCTTTCATAATACTTaattcaatacaaatatatgtgtaaGTAGATATTATAAAAATCCCATATTAGCTTCACTAGAACACATATCGAtcaataagaaatattaaattatctctgaaaaataattaagtcCATCTAGAAGCTATGTTcatacacaaatttttaaaatttcactttgaTTTATAAAGGCTCTATCTTAAACATGTATAAATGAGAAATGCCCCTAGCAACCATAGGTTAAAAACACATAACACATCTAGTTATAAAAATATCCTGTACTCACACATAAGCACCTACATAAGCACTCATTCACATACATGGATTTGTTATGCATGCAGCTTAGTTATTAACATAAAAGCTTCTTGCTTTACCATAACTCCAGCTTCAAACAACAACTTAAATATAATCCATTTGATTCCAGGTCATTAGCCctgcctttattattattattatttatataaaaatatattataaatgctatttataatatataagtaattataataagtcattcaaatatataaatatatttatattataaaaattctaaattacatatgtaatttatatatattacatataaataatttatatgtatttagatgatacataaatataataaatatatgttttttcttgGTCAAGAAAAAGATCTAGCTCTAAATCTATTCTTGTATCAGCTGCTGaaagtaaagttttattttacctGTTTCCCCTTTGAAGTTACATCATGTTACATTATGTTATGTTTTGTGTTATGTTATACTACCCTATATTGATTATGCACTTTTTAATTAGAACCTTGTTCATAACAAGTACCATTCTAAGTTGGAGATTAGTAAAACAGCattatgaaagaaacaaaattattacaGTTTAAAAATTGGCTTTGTTGTTTCATCCTTACATAACCCAAAGGgtcatttaatctttctgagAACTAATATTCTTTGTTGTCAAGATATGGGtaatcattttagaaatattaaacagaaaacataaaagagcTTATTATAATGCTGacagaattgaaaacaaaacttaaaaaagttATGTGGACTAATGTGTTAAGGTCTAATTCAGAGGTATAGACCATATTTACATCCATATCTAAatcatttcatacattttaaCTTGGGAATATTGGGAAAGGCTTCAATGATCAGTTAGAATGTAAGGAGAACTCCTAAGAAACAGCAGTTTGGGAAAAGCATATATACTTCCTGTGTAAAGGAACGACATTGTAATTCTGTGTAATTCTGCAAAATTATGGTGAATTTACAGAGAATTTAGGTCAGGAATATTATAGCACCTAGTATTACTTATATAGGGTTGAAATTGCAGATCAACAAGTCTCTAAACACTAGCAGAACAGTGCTTCATCTAGAtcagctttatatttttttatctgaacatccacctttgttttttttttgtttgtttgtttgtttttgcttttcttttttattggagttcaatttgccaacatatagcatatcacccagtgctcatcctatcaagtgccctcctcagtgcctatcacccagtcaccccaaccccccacccacctccctttccactacccctgttcGTTTAACCAGTTTAACCTGTTCTTaacccagagttaagagtctctcatgttctgtctccccctatgatatttcctactcattttctctcctttcccctttaatccctttcactattttttatattccccaaatgaatgagaccatataatgcttggtTTTGAATGGTCATTTTCCCAAAACACAAATCCTCATTTGagtttctttaaacttttaaagaagatgaGCTTTTTTGGGAAAAGCTCTTTTGCTTAATAAGGTGGGGAGGGAAGATCCAAATTTTGCAAAAGCATTTAATATTCTCCTTGATTTAACACCTCAAGACAGAGCATGCTGATTTAGTCAAATCTAATGCATGTTTGCAAAATATATTCATGAGATGTCAGTTTCAGGATTTCAGGGAAAGCTATCAAATCAAGAAACACAGTCCATGAAATCTGAGAATCTACTACTAGCTGTGTAACCACAATATGCACAGACAGCATTAACAAATACTCTTTATATTGATCAT belongs to Canis lupus baileyi chromosome 23, mCanLup2.hap1, whole genome shotgun sequence and includes:
- the LOC140615281 gene encoding olfactory receptor 51G2-like; the protein is MSFQVNWYNNNQFSRVKRPTGMVCKHLGLLSYVHFTMLAFNSTASNWPTFSFIGIPGLEAAHIWISIPFCVLYIMALGGNALLLILVTAEQNLHEPQFYFLAVLALTDLGLSLSTMPSVLAVFWFDARHIGLDACLTQMFFIHTLSSVESGILVAMAFDRLVAICAPLNYTRILTHYTVACLSGAAVLRGATLLAPLPFFLKTFPFCGTNILSHSYCYYPDMLNLACGDVSFSSAYGLVFVLCTFAVDVVFIIASYMKILGTIMNLETQDRNWKSLHTCACHLCTVLVFYLPLISLAVLHRYSRDASPVLYTTMSNAYLLMTPLLNPLVYSVKSRQIQAALRKRFWVQRVIAGE